The sequence TCAGCAACCATAGTTTCACCCAAAGGAGTAGAAACAGAAAGTTCAAAGTCCAACAATTCAGGCACACAATCAGCATATTTCATATAAGCACAAGATACAAAGGAATGAGTAGAACCAGGATCAATAAGAACTCGTGCAGTATGAGAAAATATGGGAATGGTACCTGTTACCACTGACTTGGATGCCTTAGCATCTTGCTCAGTAATAGCAAACACACGTCCTTGGACTTTTGGCCTTTGCTTCACATTAGTTGGCTTAGTCACCAACTCACTCTTCATGGCTGGGAAATCTTTGATACGATGACCCATTTGACCACACTTAAAACAAGCCCCACTTTCACGATAGCAAACACCCTTATGCTTTTTACCACACTTCTGACAAACCTCTATTACCTGCTGCATCATTTTAGTCTCTGGTTCAGTTGTAGTCTTCTTCTTAAATGGCTTGTTGTGTTCATTCCCTCTATGAAACCCTTCTGTCTTAGGCCTTTTGTTATTCTGACTTCTAATCCTCAGATAGTCCTCACACTCCTTCTCAACAACCTTTGCAATCTCCACAACCTTTGCAATCTCCACAACCTCTGAATATGACTTCAATCGTAAGGCTGCCATCCTAGTCCTGATACTTGGTCGTAGTCCCCTCTGAAATTTCTTAGCCTTTCTAACATCATCAGCCACAATGTGAGGGGCAAATTGAGACAAC is a genomic window of Quercus lobata isolate SW786 chromosome 2, ValleyOak3.0 Primary Assembly, whole genome shotgun sequence containing:
- the LOC115965707 gene encoding uncharacterized protein LOC115965707 produces the protein MPPRNSAPSSSEPKSKSLEGVLSAIRSLAEVVKHVSTGGTVKPKDAEIEGCIVEQFRKLGPSSFLGNPDPIEAESWIMQMEKFFDVIGCTEVQKVSFTSFMLKGEAEHWWRSTKKTLPLEVDEILTWSIFLEAFYEKYFPESVRDEKEVEFMELIQGNKTVLQYEAKFTELSQFAPHIVADDVRKAKKFQRGLRPSIRTRMAALRLKSYSEVVEIAKVVEIAKVVEKECEDYLRIRSQNNKRPKTEGFHRGNEHNKPFKKKTTTEPETKMMQQVIEVCQKCGKKHKGVCYRESGACFKCGQMGHRIKDFPAMKSELVTKPTNVKQRPKVQGRVFAITEQDAKASKSVVTGTIPIFSHTARVLIDPGSTHSFVSCAYMKYADCVPELLDFELSVSTPLGETMKFKNLM